TTGGCGAAGGGAAAATACAGGCTCTCTCCATGTCCATATAACTATTGTGTTCATTAACGACTGATTTGCCGATCAGAAAACGTGGTGGATTCAATTCTTTATCCTTCCTTTTTGTCAGGTATCCAGGATTCAATATGCTCATTTTGCGTGCTAAAAGTGGAATGCCAGTTGCATTTGCAGACTTTGAGGTATCCCGTACATCATGCCAGGAATCTTTTATATGTTACTTCATACTGGAAATTATAGGCACGGTTTACTAAAAAGCAGAATTGGTCTGGGTTGTAAACTtgtatatagaaaaatgatgtGCTCGACTTGATTCAAACATGAAAAGTTAAACCTGCTCTCTTTGGCTAAATGTTAAAATCCATGTTATTAGCTGGCATTTGATTCTTAGCCAAACCTCAGTTGAGTCAcataattaatatgattttaatgtgtttattttggcAGGAAATCGAACAAGCAAATAAAGTAATGGAGGAACTTCAGGGGAGCTTGTTACCATCATCAGATAGGGGTGGCATGCATATAgagtattttcttatttctcaaGAAATTATATAGCTCTGTGTAATAATTGCATTTCGTTTTGATTGACCGTTATATTTGGACTCCTGCTCTTTAGGTATGCAAGGTCTAAAATGAGGAAACGGTAGGGGGAAATGTCGTCAAAAGCTTCTATGCTATGAAGTCAATTTTCGATGCATAAGAAAAGGGTCGGAGGTGACAACTTTGCAGAACTTTTTATTTCGATCATACATTATAATTGCATCTCTTGATCTTACTAGTAAGCTGGATTTTGAAACCAACGGTGTAAAGCTCTAGGAAATTGCTGCGTCTGAAATTGTAACAAAGGTTGAAGTTTGACTAGAACTGAGATCCATCCTGTTAATTGACGTTCTCCTTTTGAGTTTGTGAAAGATGGAGCGCTTTTTTGCGGCGGCTTCCGTTTATCTAGATTCTTAGTTTTCCTGGATTGCACGTCAATCAGTTGCAAAGGAGAAAAACAGACCTTGTGGGCCAAGCAGGGTCGCTTGTGAGCAAGAACTTGGGAACATTGTCAAACTGACATATCATTTCATTCGGTACGAGGGCCCAAGACTGTATCAAGAACGATTCACTTGTTTCCCTCGGCCCTTGCTCGCTCATTCCCAAAGAAAAAGTCTTGGGAGTGGTCCTTGTTCACGCATCATCCAAAACACACTTTATGTGGCTAAGTAGATTGACAAATTTATCCCTAAGCAAATTGACAAAGTCCCACGAGGCCCCCCCCCTTAAGCGGGAAttcaaaaagttgaaaacaCTCCATTGCTACTGGGATTTGATCTGAGCTGCGATAGAGAGGGAGGAGTGAGTTGTCATGATTGGGTTCAACAGTGGGGGTTGTTGCGAGATCTTGGTGGTGGTAGCTGGGCTGGTGTACGATGGCAGCATGGTGGCGAGAGAAGGGAGACGCATTTCAGGTTGGGCTGATCTGAGCTGCGATGGAGGGTTGTCGTGACTTGTGTTCGACGATGGGGGTTACTAGGAGGTCGTGGGGCTCGATGGTGGTGGCTGGGCTGGCTTACGAGGGAGGGCAGAAGCATTTCGAGACTAAATccgtgtgaaacccatttcgagAGTGGAGAGGACGCAGCGCGTGGAGGCTCGAAGGTGGTTGGAGGGTCGCCGGTGTGGGGGAGCTGGTGAGGCAGTCGGTGGTGCTGATGGATGGCCGACAATGGCAGAGAGAGACCAAACACGATTCGGTTGCTTAGCGAGGAAGGAGTACACAATGCGGTGAGGGAGGAATACACGAGCATCAACGATATTGATGGTGGTGGCCAATGACTGCAGGTGGCGCACGGTGAGGCTAGGTGGGCTGAGAGAGAGAATCAAGTGGGGGTAGGGGCTAAGAGAGGGAATACACGTCACGTGTGCTACGGATCAGCTGTAGTCATGAATAGTGACTGATCCGTAGCACCACTCATTGCCAAATCATTCTCTTGGAAGAAAACGACTATATTGTAGCTTTGGGAAGTCGATGTGTTCATCGAGCAATTGAGTGGGGAAAATATTCCCCGCGCTCTACCATCACAATCATTCACTGTAGCAAAAATCACTTTTATaattgtcttcttcttttttaatcattttttatatatttttaaaaaaatatcaattcattaatattcacttttttaattattaagtaaaaaaattaaaattaaaattaaaaaagtcagttgatcatttttataaattcaactaatatttttctttctatttttttttttttatatggaaagGTAAAACAACCTTTGAGCAACGCGGTTGCGGTGAGCTGTCCACAAAACCTGTTCACTTGAGTTTGGAAACGTGACCGTTTTAGAcgtaattttttcatttcttaaagaattacaAAACCTTGCTAATTCATTACCATCCCTCACTATACCGAAGCAAAATATAGATGGCTTTGGACAAAAATatagaggtaaaaaaaaaaaaaaaaaaaaaagcaaaaacataAAGCGCTGATCACGAACTTGGCACTTGGTTTTAAATGGGTGAGGTGAGCTGTCTATTAATCATCGTCACATGAAGCCCTCCTTGCTTTGTCTCTTTCCCAATACGGTGGCCTCGCATTCCCCAGAGACAGCTTACCGCTAAGCCCTCCTATTGCCTCATTCAGTAGGGGACCGCTGTAATGTTGCTGCTGCTCTCCGCAAATCCGACCACTTCTGCTTCCCACATCATATCCAGGTGCTGACACGCAGCTAGGATCCATGATCATGTCACCTTCCAGTATGCGGAGCACCTTcaccaataaatacatgaagtAAGCCAAAGCACGTCGTAGTCGACATTTGGGTTAATTATAAGCAAGTTACTGATCCATGAAACCTAGAGCAAGCAAGCCTGCTCTTTTTCAGGGAAACAGGCCTCCCACTCATCTCACAACGCTCAAaaaccaaaatatttaaaacctcGGATTTCGGCTCTTGATTTGTTTCTTTGACACTTCCATCCACTCATATAAATCCAGAGGAATCTTTTCCACTTGTCTGGgcatttgcatattttttgttGAATATCTTCTGAGTGACAGGATTTCAACATAACCCCTCCTACTGGCGTTCCTGACCCCTTgagtatttgtttttaaatcaaaattaagcAATTAATGTTTTCTTCAAATCTTCTCTTACCTGTGACATACGAGGCCTATAATGAGGATCCCGCCGTATGCATAAAGATGCAGCATGCAGCATGCAATAGACCTCATTTTCTGAATAGCTATTCCCTAATCGTGGATCAATCAGTTCCTCAATGGCATATTCTTCCAATAATGGGCGTGCCTGTTCCAAATCAAAAggcatatataaattaacaagAATCAACTTAAGAACCAACAGCTAGAAGCAACCACTTTAACTTGTTTCTTTTCTATTTGGCCTTGTCAAGAGCTTAGCATGTTTCTGAACACCATTATCTATTTTCATTGATTATGCACTCAATAAAAACAAGATGGACCAACATGGATCAACAGAAATATAATTAGAATCCAACAAATCATACCCATTCTGTTAGACACTGCTGACCCTTGGGACGGTTGAGGTCCACTGCTTTTCTTCCAGTAACAAGTTCCACCAATACAACCCCAAAAGAATAAACGTCAGCCTTTTCAGTGATCTGCCCACTTTGTGCATATTCTGGGGCCAAGTACCTACAGCACATCAGATCATTGGATTCTGAATTGCATGGGGAAAGTAGTGCTGTAaggccccaatggaaggcccaagccacatgacctatactctaaaaagactagtcaatgatacaattgaagccccattagaacattataaagagcaagaatctctttcccaagcaatgtgggatcccatacgtCACTtacctacccttatcacttaATGGGGGTATCACAAGAGCATAAAAAGAAAGGCTGTAGTACTTACCCGAATGTTCCAATTACTCTAGTTTCCACACCTGTGTCCCCATCAGGCTGCCACCTTGCTAGGCCAAAATCCCCAACCTTGCAAAGCAAAAGTTGAACCTAGATCACAACACTACACAATTTCTCTACACACTAACAGGTGAAATAACACATTTGATGCACCTTGAAAAACACCTAAAGCAAAATCTCACTAAGAACAGAcctagaaaattttaaaaaagtaatatcattATATTCTATGATGTAACtgttatatgtaaaaaaatattcacaatattAACTTTAAAGAGAAGGGAACCAAAAAAGGCTCCTTTGGTGTCAAGGGATCCAACAGCAAAGACTTAACAATAAACCATCAGAGTTGAATTTCTCCATATTAGATAGGACCCTATGAAATTTCCATACCAGTGGTTCAAAATCATGGGTGATAAGGATGTTGTTTGGCCGCATGTCACGGTGGACAATGCAACCCACCCTACATTCTTCATGAAGATATCGCAGCCCTCGAGCAGCTCCCACAGCAATTTTTTGTCGTGCAGACCATTCTAATGGCTCTTTATGTCGTCCTGAAACAAACCCAGATCTTCAGTAAATTAACAAGAGTAGCTAGCAAGAAAATTAACTTCAGAAATCTAATCTAGTAATATATTAAAAACCTAAAAATGATCATGATTGTATTAAAAGAGAATGTGTAGGATTTAAAGACTAATCCGGGAAGACTTAATCAAGTttgttcagattttttttttttttttataggtaagttTGTTCGGATATTACTGCATACGGTATCTAGTTCAGAAGCAGCAGAATATAATATTCCTCATTCTAGACGCCATAAGCTGTGTTTTAAATGAAGTAATAATCTAGTAAATGAAATAGCAGAAACAGTCTGTATGTATCCCTCCTAATTCCAAATAAATTACCATATAAATGAGAATCCAATGACCCAttgcatatatattcataaacCAGCAACCTTCTTCTGTCCTCAATACAGAACCCAATCAGCATAACAACATTTCGATGCTGAGCACAGCTCAGAACTTCCACTTCTGAGCAAAACTCAAGGTCCCCCTGAGAACTAGCCAATTTGTGTTGCTTGACAGCAACTGCCTGGCCATCTGGAAGTACACCTCTGTGAACAGATCCAAATCCTCCTTCTGCCAAGAAATTGGCTTGTGAAAATCCACCTGTAGCAAGCTCGAGTTCAGCATAGCTAAACCACCTTGGGGGTTTTCCAAACACTGGTGCCTTGTGTTGACATATTGAACACAATGGAGGGGGCCCAGGGGGTGCATTTCTTGATAAGGATATTGCTTCTCTCACATTTCCACTGAACTCAATATCAGATCTGTAGTTCAGCATGCCAATTCCAGCTTCTCCATCAAGTTTTGAGAACTTCTCGAGCAAAGCTTTGGATGTTGATGCTTGAGGCTCATCAACGTGTCTCTTTGAACTTCCACCTATGTGTTGTGAGGACTGATGAGTAGAACTTACAAATTCAGCCACCCAAGGCTGGAACCTCAAACTTGATGAGGATGAAGATAAATGCTCACCATCTGTGTCTGAACCGGTCTCATCAAGATCCTGGTTTTGTTTAATAACTAGAGAATCATCTTTCTTAAGATCTCCATTCATCTCTGAGATGAAAAATGGTGAAGTTCCTGGATCTGAGCTTGACACTGATGAAGCTCCAGCTTCAGTGGCTGTAAATGGTGTCCCTAGCTCTGGACTACTAGATGGGGTCACAACTGGTCCTTGAATGGCATTTAAAGAATCGTCTTTCTTTTTGGGGTGCTTTTTAGTTGTTTCATCAAACTCGGAAGGTAAAGAACATGCTACTTCGGGTAGTTTCTTAGCCGGCCCAACCAAATTCAAGCGGAGCACTTTTGGCTGGGAACGCTTCATAACCACAATGTTACACTGCAACTCTTCCATGCATCGTTTTTCCTCATGTTTGAGCTGtctgtttaaaaatatataaataaatcagaTAGGCCCAACATGCATAATGAaaagcaataacataaattCTTAATGGAGATATCAAAAGGAAAGAACTTCGAGAATATCTCATGTCCCTCACAATCTTATGCATATAGACTGAGCAaatgtgaaaaggaaaaaataaaaaataaatatattacttgTCTAGTACCACCCAACTGGCTTGAATTCTATTGGCCTCTGCAGCCACAGCGCCACAAGGAGATCCAGAAACAATTTTTATCTTTACATTTATCTGCAAAACAGAATCAGGATGAGAATTAGTGGAAGAAACAACTGGAGAGGCATATCTTTAACAATTCAAATAAATACATAAGCCACTTACCTTATTAGGATTATAAACATCATGAAGTTGAAGAATCATTTGGGAGCACGAATCTGTAATATCACACTTCTGCTCTGAACTTGCTCCCGAATGAGATTTCTTGTGACCATTGGCACAGTCCCCTGCAAATCTAGGGAAAACCCATAGTTTCCTTCCTGAAGAATTGTGGCAAAAATAGTGTCAGTTGGTGCTTATCTACCAGTAAGCATAATTAAAAAGTGTTAAGGGATTCGCAGGATTTTTGGAGCACGAAACCCAAGGTTTCATCTTGATAACGGG
Above is a genomic segment from Juglans microcarpa x Juglans regia isolate MS1-56 chromosome 1D, Jm3101_v1.0, whole genome shotgun sequence containing:
- the LOC121258298 gene encoding inactive protein kinase SELMODRAFT_444075, which produces MSQEHNRGKQEKSSDGAEKVVVAVKASKDIPKTALVWALTHVVQPGDCITLLVVVPSQSSGRKLWVFPRFAGDCANGHKKSHSGASSEQKCDITDSCSQMILQLHDVYNPNKINVKIKIVSGSPCGAVAAEANRIQASWVVLDKQLKHEEKRCMEELQCNIVVMKRSQPKVLRLNLVGPAKKLPEVACSLPSEFDETTKKHPKKKDDSLNAIQGPVVTPSSSPELGTPFTATEAGASSVSSSDPGTSPFFISEMNGDLKKDDSLVIKQNQDLDETGSDTDGEHLSSSSSSLRFQPWVAEFVSSTHQSSQHIGGSSKRHVDEPQASTSKALLEKFSKLDGEAGIGMLNYRSDIEFSGNVREAISLSRNAPPGPPPLCSICQHKAPVFGKPPRWFSYAELELATGGFSQANFLAEGGFGSVHRGVLPDGQAVAVKQHKLASSQGDLEFCSEVEVLSCAQHRNVVMLIGFCIEDRRRLLVYEYICNGSLDSHLYGRHKEPLEWSARQKIAVGAARGLRYLHEECRVGCIVHRDMRPNNILITHDFEPLVGDFGLARWQPDGDTGVETRVIGTFGYLAPEYAQSGQITEKADVYSFGVVLVELVTGRKAVDLNRPKGQQCLTEWARPLLEEYAIEELIDPRLGNSYSENEVYCMLHAASLCIRRDPHYRPRMSQVLRILEGDMIMDPSCVSAPGYDVGSRSGRICGEQQQHYSGPLLNEAIGGLSGKLSLGNARPPYWERDKARRASCDDD